The Buteo buteo chromosome 23, bButBut1.hap1.1, whole genome shotgun sequence genome includes a window with the following:
- the AMPD1 gene encoding AMP deaminase 1 gives MSRVKIPEMDEAMRSFAEKVFASEVKDEEVRQEISPFDVEEICPISRQEMRAYMMLQESSGTTEKRKKRLLRLKTIALAVPVAQKSITRLSTIDEVISTSPIYQTVPDFQRVQITGDYASGVTVEDFEVVCKGLYRALCIREKYMQQSVQRFPRTPSQYLRAIEGEVWRASDAGPVFTPPVKDGQDPFETGSLAENLGYHVQMKDGVVYIYGDKAAVGRNEPKDLPYPSLEHFVDDMNFLLALIAQGPVKTYAHRRLKFLSSKFQVHEMLNEMEEMKELKNNPHRDFYNCRKVDTHIHAAACMNQKHLLRFIKKSYCMDADRVVYDAKGKQLTLKQLFQQLNLHPYDLTVDSLDVHAGRQTFQRFDKFNDKYNPVGASELRDLYLKTENAINGEYFATIIKEVGSDLEDAKYQHAEPRLSIYGRSAEEWPKLASWFNKHRVYSPNMKWMIQVPRIYDVFRSKNFLPHFGKMLENIFVPVFEATVNPQAHKELSVFLRHITGFDSVDDESKHSGHMFCTKSPKPEQWTSEKNPSYTYYIYYMYANIVVLNNLRRQRGMNTFLFRPHCGEAGAITHLLAAFMTADNISHGLNLKKSPVLQYLYFLAQIPIAMSPLSNNSLFLEYAKNPLPDFHQKGLMVSLSTDDPMQFHYTKEPLMEEYAIAAQVFKLSTCDMCEIARNSVLQCGLSHEEKAKFLGENYQEEGPQGNDIRKTNVAQIRVAYRYETWCYELNLIAEGLKTD, from the exons ATGTCACGGGTGAAAATTCCAG AGATGGATGAGGCAATGCGCTCCTTTGCAGAGAAGGTCTTTGCCTCTGAGGTGAAAGATGAGGAGGTCAGGCAAGAGATCTCTCCTTTTGATGTGGAAGAGATCTGCCCCATCTCACGCCAGGAAATGAGAGCGTACATGATGCTTCAGGAGAGCTCTGGCACAACAGAAAAGCG GAAGAAGCGCCTGCTCCGCCTGAAGACAATTGCATTGGCAGTCCCTGTGGCTCAGAAGTCTATAACCAGACTGTCTACTATTGATGAGGTCATCTCTACCTCCCCCATCTACCAGACTGTGCCTGACTTCCAGCGGGTACAGATCACAGGGGATTATGCCTCTGGG GTGACAGTTGAAGATTTTGAAGTTGTCTGCAAAGGCCTGTACCGTGCCCTGTGCATCCGGGAAAAGTACATGCAGCAGTCTGTGCAGAGGTTCCCCAGGACCCCATCTCAGTATCTGCGTGCTATCGAAGGCGAGGTCTGGAGGGCGAGTGACGCTGGCCCAG TGTTCACCCCGCCAGTGAAGGATGGACAGGATCCCTTTGAAACTGGGAGTCTTGCTGAGAACCTGGGATACCATGTCCAGATGAAGGATGGGGTGGTTTACATCTATGGAGACAAGGCAGCGGTTGGCAGAAATGAGCCAAAGGACCTGCCCTACCCCAGCCTCGAGCACTTCGTTGATGACATGAACTTCCTCTTGGCCCTGATTGCACAGGGGCCTGT TAAGACCTATGCTCATCGGCGCCTGAAGTTCCTCTCATCCAAGTTCCAAGTGCATGAAATGCTAAATGAGATGGAGGAGATGAAAGAGCTGAAGAACAACCCCCACCGAGACTTCTACAACTGCCGGAAG GTGGACACACACATCCATGCTGCAGCCTGCATGAACCAGAAGCATCTTCTGCGTTTCATCAAGAAATCATACTGTATGGATGCTGACCGTGTAGTTTATGATGCCAAGGGCAAACAGCTTACCCTGAAACAGCTTTTCCAGCAGCTCAATCTGCACCCCTATGACCTGACAGTGGATTCCCTGGATGTCCATGCT GGGCGGCAGACATTTCAGCGCTTTGACAAGTTCAATGACAAGTACAACCCCGTGGGTGCCAGCGAGCTGCGTGACCTCTATCTGAAGACGGAGAATGCTATCAATGGCGAGTACTTTGCTACCATCATCAAG GAGGTTGGCTCTGATCTGGAGGATGCCAAGTACCAGCACGCAGAGCCTCGCCTCTCAATCTATGGGCGATCAGCTGAGGAGTGGCCCAAGCTAGCCAGCTGGTTCAACAAACATCGGGTCTATTCCCCCAACATGAAATGGATGATCCAAGTACCCAGGATTTA TGATGTGTTCAGGTCTAAGAATTTCCTCCCACACTTTGGGAAGATGCTGGAAAATATCTTTGTTCCTGTGTTTGAGGCAACTGTCAATCCTCAAGCCCACAAAGAGCTGAGTGTCTTTCTACGCCAT ATTACTGGCTTCGACAGCGTGGATGACGAATCCAAGCATAGTGGACATATGTTCTGCACTAAAAGCCCAAAACCAGAGCAGTGGACTTCTGAGAAGAACCCATCCTACACCTACTATATATACTATATGTATGCCAACATTGTGGTGCTTAACAACCTCCGCAG GCAGCGTGGTATGAACACATTCCTCTTCCGTCCACACTGTGGGGAAGCTGGGGCCATCACGCATCTGCTTGCAGCCTTCATGACAGCAGATAATATCTCCCATGGTCTCAACCTCAAGAAG AGCCCGGTGTTGCAGTATCTGTACTTCCTTGCCCAAATTCCCATTGCTATGTCCCCACTCAGCAACAACAGCCTCTTCCTGGAGTATGCAAAAAATCCATTGCCTGACTTCCATCAGAAGGGCCTCATGGTGTCCCTTTCTACAGATGACCCCATGCAGTTTCATTACACCAAG GAGCCCCTGATGGAGGAGTATGCCATTGCTGCCCAGGTCTTCAAGCTCAGCACCTGCGACATGTGTGAAATTGCCAGAAACAGTGTCCTGCAGTGCGGCCTGTCCCATGAG GAGAAAGCCAAGTTCCTGGGTGAGAACTACCAGGAAGAGGGGCCCCAAGGCAACGATATCCGGAAGACAAACGTGGCGCAGATCCGCGTGGCCTACCGCTACGAGACCTGGTGCTACGAGCTCAACCTCATTGCCGAGGGCCTGAAAACCGACTAG